TGGGGGACAGCATCTCGACACCGCCCCCGTGTACTCCCTCAGGGGCGGTTATAGCTTTACGGACCGCGTCGGCGTGGAAGCAGGACTGGATTACTCCATCACCTCCTCCCGGCTGAAGACGGACAAGGATATCGCCATTTTCAAGTACGGCGTCGAAGGGCTGTACCATTTCATGCCGGACAAGAAGCTCGTGCCGTTCGTGGCCGCCGGGCTCGGGGGGTACAACATGTCGGGCCCCTCGGCCCTTGTTTCGAGAAAGAC
This is a stretch of genomic DNA from Oryzomonas sagensis. It encodes these proteins:
- a CDS encoding outer membrane beta-barrel protein; the protein is GGQHLDTAPVYSLRGGYSFTDRVGVEAGLDYSITSSRLKTDKDIAIFKYGVEGLYHFMPDKKLVPFVAAGLGGYNMSGPSALVSRKT